One stretch of Rhodoferax lithotrophicus DNA includes these proteins:
- the serC gene encoding 3-phosphoserine/phosphohydroxythreonine transaminase, with product MRPYNFSAGPAVMPDDVLHQAAAEMLDWHGSGMGVMEMSHRGKEFGQIYAEAEADLRELLAVPANFKLLFMQGGGLAENAIVPLNLSRGQTADFVVTGSWSQKSAQEAAKYCTSHVAANTKANGYTTLANPASWQLSTQPAYVHICSNETINGVEYHELPDLKALGCDAPLVIDFSSHVASRPVDWTRVGLAFGGAQKNLGPAGLTLVAVREDLLDRALPICPSALNYRTVADNQSMYNTPATYSIYIAGLVFKWLKAQGGIAAMEARNMAKAKLLYETLDGSSLYINRVAQDCRSRMNVPFYLRDESLNEAFLAGARERHLLQLKGHKSVGGMRASIYNAMPLEGVQALVNYLREFESQHA from the coding sequence GTGGCATGGGCGTGATGGAAATGAGCCACCGTGGCAAGGAGTTTGGCCAGATTTATGCCGAAGCTGAGGCCGATCTGCGCGAACTGCTGGCTGTGCCCGCCAACTTCAAACTGCTGTTCATGCAAGGTGGTGGCCTGGCCGAGAACGCCATCGTTCCACTGAACCTGTCTCGCGGGCAAACAGCTGACTTTGTGGTCACCGGCAGCTGGAGCCAGAAGTCTGCACAAGAAGCTGCCAAATACTGCACATCCCATGTAGCCGCCAACACCAAGGCTAATGGCTACACCACGCTGGCAAACCCTGCTAGCTGGCAGCTCAGCACGCAGCCTGCCTATGTACACATTTGTTCCAACGAAACCATCAATGGGGTGGAGTACCACGAACTGCCTGACCTGAAAGCCCTGGGTTGTGATGCGCCGCTGGTGATTGACTTTTCCTCCCATGTAGCCTCGCGCCCGGTGGACTGGACACGGGTAGGACTGGCCTTTGGTGGCGCACAAAAAAACCTGGGGCCGGCAGGTTTAACCCTGGTGGCCGTGCGTGAAGACCTGCTCGACCGGGCATTGCCAATTTGCCCCAGTGCCCTCAATTACCGTACCGTGGCGGATAACCAGTCGATGTACAACACGCCGGCGACCTACTCGATCTACATCGCAGGTCTGGTATTCAAATGGCTCAAGGCCCAGGGTGGTATTGCCGCCATGGAGGCTCGCAATATGGCCAAAGCCAAGCTGTTGTATGAAACCCTGGACGGCTCCAGCCTGTACATCAACCGGGTGGCGCAAGATTGCCGTTCCCGTATGAACGTGCCGTTTTACCTGCGTGATGAAAGCCTCAACGAGGCCTTTCTGGCGGGTGCACGTGAACGGCATCTGCTGCAACTCAAGGGCCACAAGTCCGTGGGCGGCATGCGCGCCAGCATCTACAACGCCATGCCCCTTGAGGGCGTGCAGGCCCTGGTCAACTACTTGCGCGAATTTGAGTCGCAGCACGCCTGA
- the pheA gene encoding prephenate dehydratase: protein MAKTLPELRVLIDAVDLELLALLNRRAALAHEVGEIKKVEGSVVFRPEREAQVIQTLQSANDGALKNESVAVIWREIMSACRALEAPQRVAFLGPRGTFTEEAALRFFGSSIQRIPCTNFDEVFHATTSGAAEYGVVAVENSTEGVVTRSLDLLLNSPLHIVGEISLLVRHHLLRTTASLEGIEVVLAHPQALAQCQDWLTIHLPHAERRAVSSNAEGARLAATNPAWAGIASERAGSEFGLHIASHAIQDDAFNRTRFVVVCLPSVLPAPVATGKDCTSLVVSVPNKPGAVHDMLVPLKTHGVSMTRFESRPARSGQWEYYFYIDLQGHPSQPHVAAALKDLEGLCAFYKVLGTYPLAD from the coding sequence ATGGCCAAAACCCTTCCTGAACTGCGCGTGCTGATTGATGCCGTTGACCTGGAGCTGCTGGCTCTGTTGAACCGCCGGGCTGCGCTGGCCCATGAAGTGGGCGAAATCAAAAAGGTCGAAGGATCGGTCGTCTTCCGCCCCGAGCGCGAAGCCCAGGTCATCCAGACCCTGCAGTCAGCCAACGATGGGGCACTCAAAAACGAAAGTGTGGCCGTCATTTGGCGCGAGATCATGTCGGCTTGCCGGGCACTGGAAGCCCCCCAGCGCGTGGCTTTTCTTGGCCCCCGAGGCACATTCACGGAAGAAGCGGCGCTGCGTTTTTTTGGTTCCAGCATTCAACGTATTCCCTGCACCAATTTCGACGAAGTGTTTCACGCGACCACCTCGGGTGCGGCGGAATACGGTGTGGTCGCTGTCGAAAACAGCACGGAAGGTGTAGTGACCCGCTCGCTGGATCTGCTGCTGAACTCCCCGCTGCACATCGTCGGCGAAATCAGTCTGCTGGTACGCCATCACCTGCTACGCACCACCGCATCCCTGGAAGGTATTGAGGTGGTGCTGGCGCACCCGCAAGCGCTGGCCCAGTGCCAGGACTGGCTGACCATCCACCTGCCCCATGCCGAGCGGCGTGCCGTCTCCAGCAATGCCGAAGGGGCCCGCCTGGCCGCCACCAACCCCGCCTGGGCGGGTATTGCCAGTGAGCGCGCCGGCTCTGAATTTGGTCTGCACATTGCCTCCCACGCCATTCAAGATGATGCCTTCAACCGCACCCGATTTGTGGTGGTCTGCCTGCCTAGTGTGCTGCCTGCGCCGGTGGCCACGGGTAAAGACTGCACCAGCCTGGTGGTGTCCGTGCCGAACAAGCCCGGCGCGGTGCATGACATGCTGGTGCCGCTCAAGACACACGGCGTGTCGATGACCCGGTTCGAATCACGTCCGGCTCGCTCGGGTCAGTGGGAATACTATTTCTACATTGACTTGCAGGGCCATCCCTCCCAGCCTCATGTGGCTGCGGCGCTGAAAGACCTGGAAGGACTGTGTGCTTTCTACAAAGTGCTGGGGACCTATCCCTTGGCAGACTGA
- a CDS encoding prephenate dehydrogenase yields the protein MFEQLGLIGCGLMGGSFALALKRAGLVKRVVGYSKSPSTTERARQLGVIDVEAPSALLAVSGADIVLIAVPVSATEATLKAIKPMVTPQMLIMDVGSTKSDVLDAARRALREQIGSFVPAHPIAGKERAGVEYADADLYTGCPLILTPTERTLTTQLQQAQDIWTALGCKVMQMSPEAHDAAFAAVSHLPHLLAFALMNSVQNQAQGEQFLALAGPGFRDFTRIAASDTKVWRDILMANRTELLAQSQLFQAELKAFEDLMRAGNPQALEIMIEQASVARAQWQMTQLPKPC from the coding sequence ATGTTTGAACAACTTGGTCTGATTGGTTGTGGTCTGATGGGTGGTTCGTTTGCCCTGGCGCTCAAACGTGCAGGCTTGGTCAAGCGTGTGGTGGGGTACAGCAAATCACCCTCCACCACAGAGCGCGCAAGACAGTTGGGTGTGATTGACGTTGAAGCACCATCGGCACTCCTGGCGGTCTCCGGTGCAGACATCGTGCTGATTGCCGTTCCTGTTTCGGCCACCGAAGCCACGCTCAAAGCCATCAAGCCCATGGTGACACCACAAATGCTGATCATGGACGTGGGCTCTACCAAAAGTGATGTGCTGGATGCCGCACGCCGGGCGCTTCGCGAACAAATCGGCTCTTTTGTGCCCGCACACCCCATTGCAGGCAAAGAACGGGCCGGGGTAGAGTATGCCGATGCGGATCTCTACACCGGATGTCCCCTGATCTTGACGCCCACCGAGCGCACCCTCACCACACAACTCCAACAGGCCCAGGACATTTGGACGGCGCTGGGCTGCAAAGTGATGCAAATGTCGCCAGAAGCCCATGATGCAGCCTTCGCGGCCGTCAGCCATCTGCCCCATTTATTGGCCTTTGCCTTGATGAATTCCGTGCAGAATCAGGCCCAAGGTGAACAATTCTTGGCTTTGGCAGGCCCTGGGTTTCGAGATTTCACCCGTATCGCCGCCAGTGACACCAAGGTTTGGCGTGATATTTTGATGGCCAACCGCACCGAACTGCTGGCCCAAAGCCAACTGTTTCAGGCCGAACTCAAAGCATTTGAAGATCTCATGCGTGCGGGCAATCCGCAAGCCCTTGAAATCATGATTGAACAAGCCAGTGTGGCACGCGCCCAGTGGCAAATGACACAACTGCCCAAACCATGCTGA